One genomic region from Campylobacter concisus encodes:
- a CDS encoding glycosyltransferase family 2 protein, with protein MTNEILLSIAIPTYNRAKFLDISLNSLCKSVRKSGRNDVEILILDNASTDETRDVVKKYAKHKFLKYIKNDENIGADNNFKKAISLSRGKYVWIFGDDDLVFDDTILYLAQILDAPTAFGIVHLKAQNFTDETSPAEFQEFKNFKIYDGAKAEFIQEAHTNLTFITSNIVNKSLFDKIDLNTIANNNLGQLYWNIACAILSDKQAVVFDKIYAARQFNSGNYNFSKVFGINLNDTLSLIEKNYDAKFITEIFRKRLLIYYYPANIIRIRNGLSAVRNENCFRNLYEIYKKYPLFWIFTVSAMWIPKKLGLLMIKFMQKTI; from the coding sequence TTGACGAATGAGATACTTTTAAGCATCGCTATACCTACTTATAATAGGGCGAAATTTTTAGATATAAGTCTAAATAGCCTATGCAAAAGCGTGCGTAAAAGCGGGCGAAATGACGTTGAAATTTTGATTTTAGATAACGCTTCTACGGATGAGACTCGCGACGTTGTAAAAAAATACGCCAAGCATAAATTTCTAAAATATATAAAAAACGATGAGAATATAGGCGCGGATAATAATTTTAAAAAAGCGATCTCGCTATCGCGCGGAAAATATGTGTGGATATTCGGCGACGATGATTTGGTATTTGACGATACGATTTTGTATTTAGCGCAAATACTGGATGCCCCAACCGCATTCGGCATCGTTCATTTAAAAGCTCAAAATTTTACTGATGAGACTAGCCCTGCGGAATTTCAAGAATTTAAGAATTTCAAAATTTACGACGGCGCTAAAGCGGAATTTATCCAAGAAGCGCATACTAATTTAACCTTTATAACGTCCAATATCGTAAATAAAAGCCTATTTGATAAAATTGACCTAAATACGATAGCTAATAACAATCTAGGACAGCTATATTGGAATATAGCGTGCGCAATTTTATCCGATAAGCAAGCAGTCGTATTTGATAAAATCTATGCGGCGAGGCAGTTTAATAGTGGAAACTATAATTTTTCCAAAGTTTTCGGTATAAATTTAAACGATACGTTAAGTTTGATCGAGAAAAATTACGATGCGAAATTTATAACCGAAATTTTTAGGAAAAGACTTTTAATATATTATTATCCCGCCAATATTATTCGGATACGCAACGGGCTTTCGGCGGTTAGAAATGAAAACTGCTTTCGCAATTTATATGAAATTTATAAGAAATATCCGCTATTTTGGATATTTACGGTCAGCGCGATGTGGATCCCGAAAAAGCTAGGTCTCTTAATGATTAAATTTATGCAAAAAACGATTTAG